CAACAGTACGATTTACCACTCCACTTGAAAAGTTTATACCCAATAGAATAATCGTGACGGTGCTGACTAAATGAAGCCCATGATTTATCCAGAAATTAAATGGAATGtgatgttcaacaaaattgtGCACATTGATCGATGACATACCAGAAGCCATGCGCGCCTAATATGTTGCATAAATTTTCTCCAGTGAAATGACATTGACGATGTGGAATAAGGAAATAAAGTATTCAACATCACCTCAATACTCTACAAAAGCCCTGAGGctcactaaaaaaatatttacatcgTCATTGAAACAATAATCTATGGATATTTCACAAGCACAATAAAAATAGCTAGACGAAATAAATGGCTATCATACTCCAGACCCACACTTCATCTCCTCTTTCCACACAGCTACTGACGATATGCAAATGTAcgatgaataaattcaatgaattataatttaccaCGAGCCATGGATGATCAAGCACATCCTCAGCACTGAATCGCAGTTCTGGCTGTGCTTGTAGCATATTCGATATGAGCTCTTTTGCAGAATCAGATATGGGATCCCAATAAGGCGGGGTAAACTCATAGTATCCATTCAATATCATCTCGAATAGCTCCTCCTGATCGTTGTCAGGGGAAACGAAAGGTGGAAATCCACAGAGGAGAATGTAGAGTATCGCACCAGCTGCCCATACATCAATCTGAAAATTCGCAATTACTCAAATTACGCAAATCAAGGTCTACAACAAATGATAATTTCCAACCACCCAATTCCCATCCTCACCTTGAGTCCATACCCAGTCTCCGTCAGGATCTCAGGCGCGACATAAGTGGGTGTCCCACACACCGTGTAGAGTGGCTCCCTGACCACCTGGGCGAGCCCAAAGTCCCCAAGCTTCAGGCACCTCACATGACTCCCCTCCATCTCCACCAGTAGATTTTCCGGCTTGACATCCCTGTGAACTATGTGATGTGAATGGAGATAGGCCAGTCCCGAGGTCAAATGGCCAATCATGACACTAGCCTCAGCCTCCGAGAACTTGGTAACAGCAGCAATGGCGTCGAATAGATCGCCCCCTTTCATCAGCTCCATGACGAGGAAAAGTTGATCGGCAGTTTCCTGTTCGCCAATCAAACTGATGATATTGGGATGACAGACTTGTCGAAGAATACCAACTTCGCTGGCCAACATGGTCTCCTTCCCCTGGCACTTGTGCTTATCCACGATCTTCATGGCATACTCTGCCCCCGTTTGTTTATGAACGCAGTGTCTGACGACAGCAAAATTGCCAACGCCGATGACATGCCCCACAGAGTAATGCATCCTGAGGGGTTGGGGGAGCATGAGTGAGGTTGGACTGGGGGTCCTCACCTGTGGAGCATTGAGAATTCTCTTGCCAGTCTTCCTGGGCATCACTGGCATGGGTCCCCCGTGTCTTTTGGACACCGAGGGACCCCGCCTGAAGCTCTGGACGCACTTCGACTCCTCAGGCTCAAGCTCGAAGTCCTCCTGCGTGGACTTTTCCGTTCCATAGGCCACGAACACCTCCTCGCTCTCGAAGAACTGATCCAGTGTGATGACTAGCTTCCCAGAGAGGGTGTAAACCCTTCGCACAGCGCCACAGTCGAGCTTAACGACCTCTGTTATCGCCTCCAGGACGTGATCTAGACTAGCGGCATTTCGTTTGTTGAGGAGAAGACGAAGAACTCTTCGGGGTTTGGTTCCATGACGAATTAGCGTTATAATTCTCGCTTTCACGCAACTTGGTATTGCGTTTATCTGTCTTCCAGTCCCGGCCGGGGACTGGGGGAGACCGGAGAGTGAGCTTCCTCGTCGGACTTTGGTGGAGGAGTAGTCGACCTTCTTGAAGAGCTCACCCTGGCCTGATACCACGTAACACTTGCCGTCTTCCAGGTCGGTTATGCTCTGGACTTTTCGACCGTCCATTGAGTAGATGCAACGGACACCACTGGGGAGGGTCACGCTGGACACCAGGGCCCGGGTTAGGTCACTGGCGAGGCTGTCAAAGCTGCGATAACGCTCAGGGGTCACTGCCATCACCACTCCCGTGTAGAATTTGTCACCGTTGCGGAAGAAACGGACTCGTTTTGCTTTTTTTGTGGGCGGAGTGCGGAGGCTCGAGAGAGAGGTCTTCGTCCCTAGGTCGAGGAGGCGCTCGTCCAGGGACGTCACTGTTGGGGAGTTCATGTCGTGGGTCGAGAGGTTACTGTCACCCGACGTCGACGTCCGCCGACTCAGGGGCTCTTCCATTTTTCTGGAgagtaatttattatttaaggcTTGAGGGGAGAATTGAGCGGAGAAATTTGGtggtatttttaaattgagggTAATCGGACGAGGAGCTggacattttgaaaaaacaacCACTTTTGTGGTTTTTTCGTTCACATACGGGAaggtggggtaaaatggaacGATTCGAAAAATAGTCACGGGGAATTTCGGAgtgttttaacaatttttaagattttgcaggcaaaataatgatttgtattaataattattgggGAAATAGTTGATTAAATATTCAGTTAAACAGGTTTCTCCTCGTTTTTCCTCAAATCCATTCGTTACGAAGGTAATTCCAAGTTCAACAAGGTGTGAAAAAACTACTTtcttttgcaataaaaaattccactcgCTCTAGGCACAAAAGAGAGTACTGGGTTCGgccatgaatttttaaaattccatcGGAACAACTACCAATTGTTGAAGTAACAAGATCGCTGTCACACTTTCCTTTCTTTAACATTTTTGGAGGAAATCCAATGGAATGCAATAGTTGAATATTGAAACGAAATGAAATGGAATAGTTGAAACAATAGTTGAATATTCTACTTATcgcaacaattatttttatctcatcaaatataatgtttatcGATTCTGCATTTATCTCGATAGCAAATCATTTCAATATAGAACGTCAGACCTTTCCTGTAGCTAATCAATTGTGCATCAAAACatgttttttccaatttttcctgaaactgATTAACTGGGACGATAATCCCCGTTCAAGGtatgaaaaatcgactttcatTCTAAATAAAAAACTCCACTCACTCCAGGCACTTATCCATCGTTTTTGCAGTCCAATGAGAAAAACAATACTGGCCAATTATCAACTTGACAACTCTGCTGtcatattttccattatttttcaaccattcaacataaaattattagatttttttgtagTCACTGACCTTCAAATTGACACACGAATATGATTGAAACTTCTACTGATTACAAATGTGTTTATCGTCCCataaaatataatgtttattGATTCGACTCTTATCTCCAAAGCAAATCATTTCAGTGCTAATCACTTGTGCCCCAAAATGTTGTTCTTATTTTCTCTTTGAACTCCTTCACCAGCCAGGTAATCTCCACCTCATAAAGGTGCGAAatgccaaatttttttcaaagtacCAAATTCCACTAACTCCAGACACCAAAGAGATCGTTCAGCCCatccatgaatttttaaaatccaaTCAAACAGTCAGTAGTAACCAATTAACAGTCACACTGATAGCACTGCTGTCACGTTATTTGTTGTCTCTGGACTCAACCTCTCGTCATCGGAGCTATACCACTAACTCTGACTAATTCGCGTGTAATTTACGCAGAttaagaacgaaaaaaaaaacgacaacTCCCCAGACTGTTACTTACCCTGAGAGAGTCGGTGAATTTGTTGGAgcggagaaaattattcacttgCCCGGATGGTGCCTTCAATGATGATGGATGAGTGCCACATTTAGATTCTAGGTAACATGAGGACTGCACGAGAATTTAAAAGAGaccagatttttttgtttgaagCACCGGAGTTGTGGTGTGAAAAGAAACGCGAACGCCGAAGCGACAGTTTCCTCCAGGCGGTTGGAGGTTAGTGCATGAGAAATGTCAATGTTGAATAGGCCGTACAGTAGCGCCAATCCTGCTGAAGCTAGCGGGGATGTTCAGAGGTATTTAGATCAGAGGTTACAGGGAAGATTGCTGAGGCTTATGGAGTGGGTTCACCAGCAACATTTCGTAGTGGTGGCGCATGAACTACGAGGGTGAACGTGCCTGTTGGTAAGGCATAATGCTGTGCAGAGCAGCCCATTTGCGGCGAACAATATCGCAAATAATTTCGTGGGATTCCCCCAATTCATTCCTCCCATTGTTATTGCATATTATTATTAGCAATAATAGATCTACATACATTGGTATAGATTTCTAGTTTGTGGACTTCGAATGGAAGgggtttttaatcattttcatttactCAGTTTTTTGGTGCAAAGAAAAATTAAGGAgatgtttttatttcttccaaaGTCAAATGTGTAACATAAATATATCATATAAGAGTTATAAGTATATATGTATTCGCTGATATTGGTCGTACAGCACCGCAAAAAAGTCCAAATAGAAAGTCAAATAGAAAGTCAAATACATCGGTATCGTAAAAAAACTcataaaaggaaaaataaatcaatcaattagtagaaaaaaaacgtataaatttttcagttgaCAGTTGACCGGAAAAAAACGTCTGCTGGAATATAATCTTTTAATGAACGTCATGAAGAACCAGAAAATCTCTTAATTTATGGCACCATGGTCTCTGGGCGGAGTACGATGAGCTCCTTCCCATGAATCCTTATGTGATCGAAGATCTTCTCAACTGCCTGTGCGCGTTGAGAACTCTCGAAGTAAACGTGACAATATCGAAGAGTCTTCTTATGCTCCCTTATGCTCGTCACCAACGCAGGCTGATAGTCCTTGAAGAGATTCATGATGAACCCCACATCGCATGTCTTATCGATGTTGGCGACGATGACCTCGTGGGCCTGGGAGGGACCGGCGTACGGTTGGCAGCAAAGTCCATTGCAAATTGGTTCCAACGTCGTcgctgaattatttttctgaagtATTGCCTTTTTATCGATTAACGCAGGCAGTCCTGCTGCCTGATCCAAGTCCTTATCATCTGCTGACGTCGCGCAACTCCCTCCATAAGTCCCAGCCACCTCAGAATCATTCGATTGATTCAATTCAGTCTTCACCTTTTGCCCACCCAAAGACGAACTGTCTGACGAAATGCTCGATCGATCCTCGTTTCCTTGTCCATTCTTCCCTCCGATGTCCGGAACTCTGAGCGGACGTTGGCACCTCAGGTAATTAATTCTATCATTTAATGATTTGAATTGAGTTTTTTCTTCCATTCCTGACTTCCCGGAAGCTGTTGCTTTGTTTGAGTGAACATTGTTTAACGAATTTGAATGAGCGAAGCCAGAATCTGCAGCAATTGATTGATCTCTTGGTTTATTAATGTTGCTCTTTGACTGAGAATATTCAGTCTTCGAGAATTGACAAAAATCCTTTGTCTGCATTAAATTAGAGTCCTCTTTATAATCTTGTGCAATTGACGGACGATCCTTCAGCTTCGTGGACTCATCCTCGATGTCGtggttattatttttcatcgattttccATCAGTGCCCTTCTCAGCCCAGTTGGAATTTGCATCTGATGGCTCCTGCTCGGCACTACCCTCCGATCCCTCCTTCGAATTCTTCTTTTGATAATCTTGAATGAACGGTGACAGTGTTATGAAGTCTCGGTCAGCAACATCCGTAGTAATACACTTCATGGCAGCTTCTCTCGTGGTGTATTTCACGATACAGAAACCGTGGGGTGTGCCTGTCTGGATGATCTTGTCGATGTCGCCGAATCTTGAGAAGATGGACTGGACTTGGTTCTTCGATAAACCCGGTTTGTTTGAGAATATGATTTGCCATAAGTCCCTGGAAGTGTCGTGCTTGAGAAACCTCGTTGGTGGGCCGACTGACATTGTCTCGCAATTTTAGGTTTCCAATTCTGGAATTAAACAAACAGAAGGGACTGCAAAGGGTGACTTTTGAGGTTAGGGTTCTTGCGTAATAGAGGGTTATTCAAGACGATTGagatgtgataaaaaaaaatggaaaaaaaattgtcgaagcTGCAGATGTGTGCTTTTCGTCACACGAATAATCCGATTTTCTGAAGGAAAtaacgatttttcaataacaattcCACGTACATCTGTAATTAAATACTCACTGGAGAACGAGTACAGCTCtgtctgggaatttttaatgacaaataAAGCGACGTGGTGGAATCTTGGAGGTTAACTGATTCACGCAGTGATAACGCTGCTAGGCTGATCCGCAATTAGCGATTTTTGTAGATtatccttttgtaaataaattgtcCTGGAATTCCACTTGTACGTTACAGATAAACCTTATGTGGATATAGTTACAGCTCAGACTGTACACCGTACCGGCATGCTCGCAGTCTCGACGACAGAATGAAAGCAGACTAGGTATACGTCGTTAGCAAGGAATATCTCGATTCGTCAGTGTGACCTGTCCATCATTTTGTATCCTTTGTCCCTTTGAATCACACTGAATCCACTAAAGAAATAGACAAGGATGACTGCGTCCGTTCTGGGTAGTTTTTCCGTCCTTAAGGATCATGTCAAGCTAAAAGTCGTGCAGGACGCCCCTGTCATTGACAACATCGGTGAGTGACTTCGTTTATCCcttatttttttggttttggaTTTTGTGGAATTCGTTAAGTCCTATTCCTGGTACTCCCGAGGACCTGAAAGGCGTCAACACCATTTTTTCCACGTGGTGTGGTCATTTCGTATAttgttgggaattttttaatttttatgacaatAGTTAACTGGAAAGTCAATCTATTTTGTtcatttccattaaaatttattggtGTAGGTGACATTCTAGTGCACCTGTTGAAATTTTGAAGTGGAGGGGTATCACGAGGTGGGTTAATTTATCGCGGTTTCTTTCTTGATGAATACCTCAAAGTCTAGAGGTGGAAGAATACTCGTGGGAACTTGTTTAGAAAAATGATTGTTCTAGTACAGAACTGACTGATAGAATACagtttttttctataaatagTTTTCAGACTGCATTATCGAGCCACATTCGTCCTACTCTTGATTGGATCTCTGCTTGTCTGTTCCAAGCAATTCTTCGGAGATCATATAAAGTAAGTTGAAGGAATAGAGAATTTGCCAAGTTTTCCTGGATATTTCcctcgtattttttattacaatcaATTACAAAAATGGGTGAGCCACGAGCGCTGATCGAGGAATATTTGCTGTCTTTTGATTTCACTCTGAACTTTTTTTTGATAGATGTATGATAGATAAAGAAACGGATAAAATACTGAGCGCTGTTGTCAACTCGTTCTGCTTCTTCTCCTCCACTTTCACGATCGTGagtatgaattttccaaaacacaaattttttatgaagtgGCTATTATGGAAGACGCAATTCTTCTGTTGTGCATCGTAATTTAGACAAAATATATGAACGCTTCGTACCTGAATGCAAATCGTATACCCCATCCTGGAGTTGGTCCCTACACTGGGGCAGAGGAGACGGTACATCATGCGTATTATCAGTGGGTGCCATTTGTCCTGTTCTTCCAAGCAATCATATTCTACATACCTCATTACCTCTGGAGAGGAGCCGAAGGTGAGAACGCTTTCAaaggattttttattcttctgtgCGGAATATCCttatgaataaacaaaaaattgaacgagtgaacgaataaataaacagGTGGTCGTTTGAAGAAACTCGTTTCTGGACTACACATGGCAGCTCTATCCCTCCAGGACGAGAAAATAGAGGTGTCAAAGGACGTATCGATTCCCTCGAAAGCCGATCACATGAAGAAAATCCAGCTTATTCGAAATTACTTCGTCGCCAATCTTCGCGTCAATCGAACCTGGGCTTACTACCTCGGTATCTGCGAGACGTTAAATCTTGTCAATGTGATACTGCAGATTTATCTTACGAATTCCTTCCTCGGTGGTTCCTTTCTGGATCTTGGTGTGCGCGTTGTCGAGTACGATGATTGGACCAGTGGGGTGTCACCACTGGACATGGTATTCCCCAAAGTCACCAAGTGTATTTTCCACAAGTACGGAGCCTCCGGGGGAGTTGAGAAGTGGGATGCTCTCTGTGTTATGGCATTGAACATCGTCAATGAAAAGATTTACCTGTTCCTCTGGTTCTGGTTCATCATCCTCGCGCTTATCTCTGGAGTTGCTGTCGTCTGGAGACTTGCCAGCATGTTCTTGTACTCAAAGTGAGTTGTTCATGGctatcttttaaaaattattgattatacAGACGTAAATTGAAGACGTGCGATTAGAGAatttgaaaatgtgaaaatcacCCCTTTTAGGGGCTCATCAGTCCTGGGGGTTGAATTCTCCGATTTCAgctgttgataatttttatttttgaaaaatatgtgtCTAGGAGTGATCGTTTCAATCGTGTACTATTTTCTATGGCCTGTCCTGGCTACTCCAAACCCTGGTATGCCCTCCAAATGGTTCGCGACTATCACTTCGGCGACTGGTTGTTTCTGTACTACATTGCCAAGAACCTGGACAACTACGCGTTCACAGAGCTGCTGTCGCAGTTGGAGGAGGAAAAGACGAGTCAGGGTGACACTCATTACAATCAGGCACTGTCCATACTGGAAGACGGCGAGACGCTTTTCAAGAAGGTTTAGAGAGGGTATCATTGAAGGGCTCCTTACTTTTAATTCGTTTATTAGGATGAAACGAAGTTTAttatctgataattttttttttttttttgaaaattgaatccgaaagaatttttcatttctctgagGAATTCCGTGGGAGTTCCATGAAAATTTGTGTTCACATTATATCGTTTTTTTGGGCTAATTTTATTGACAAATAATTACGCTAATTGGTCGCGTGTTTTTCAGTTTATTTGTGATAGAAAACTTGAATTTCGAATTTAAGTCCTCAcacattccatatttttaaggTTTGATTACAGTAGCAGTTGTTGTAGAAGCTGTTTCAACTATGATTTTTCATGCTTCGTTAGTTATTTCCAGTGGGATTCGCCAATGATTAGGAATTAGGTATTAATGGTGCTCATTAGAATGTAAAGAAAACGGTTTACGTTGGGAACAGTTCAAATTTACCTATTCTATAAATCGTATGAATATACGaagtgatatttttctattaataaaaaataagaggTAAGTGTGACATTGATTCTCGAATTGCTGAATACGAGAATACGCTCAGAACTCTTGCGAATTTAATAGAAATAGGGACATACAATAAGAATGGAAAGACTGTTTAATTTATAAGAGAATAAATCGCGTAGTGATAACAGCCATACGACAATTCGTTCGCTCATAAGAATACCAATTCTCGATAGTTTTTTTGtattaacaaataaatatgtaatttcAGACAGATCTGATATATTTCCTCCTATTCAAGTCCTTCAATTCACTTCGATTCTTCCTCTTCTAGTCATCCCCCCTTTGTATTTTAACGCGCGATATTCCAACCAATCAGAACATGAATGGACCGCCAGAGAAGATATTCGCGAAATCCCGGCATCCAGTTCCGGTCAAGCCGTCGCCTTTGACGAacgttcaatcatttttttcctgtaatctccaattattttattctgttaAATATGGAACTCAACTGGCTTCTGTGCAACAAATGTTTTGTTCACTTGAAAGAGGCGAAATCTCCATTCTCAATGACCCAATGTGGTCACTTGTTCTGCAGAAAATGCATCGCCAAaggtgagaaaataatttacccATTATGTGGATGATAAAGAGAATTGGAGTAAAGGGATAACTGAAGTCTTTGTTTTTGTAGTTGGAGATCACTGTCCCATTTGCAATGCAAATGGCGTCGAATCTATATGTCTCACAACACCACTTCAGCCTATGATCGTCCCCATGTTTGAGGATATTCATAGTGTGGCAGAGAAATTGGTATTGGCTGCGAAATTCCAGAAGTATCAATTGAGTATTCTCACGCATCGTGAACAGGAGTTGGTAATTAGTATTTTTATCTGCAGCTTTTCCGGAAATACGTGGATTATTCGGTCGTAATTCCGCCATCTTGTTTTTTCTCTTACGAACGTTGAACGCCATTATTAGGGCCAAGTACTGGGATAGCAGACAatttttgttgattatttCTATCGTAATAGCAAAGTCATATGACTGGGAGAGcagacaatgaaaaaattaataattccacAGGCTAAAAAGTACTTGGCACTCAAGACTGCGTACTGGCAAGTTACCAAACAAATTGAGAAGGTGAATCAGGAGTACAACGCAGTGAAAAGAGACTGTGCTGACTTAATCGCTCAAAACAACGCTCGAGATCACGAATTTTACAaggactcagcgagaaatGCTCGAGTAACATTTTCTAGGCAGAATGCCATATTTGGGAAGAATCAGCCAGAGCCACACCACATGTAAGTCTTTATTCTATTATACCTCGACGAAAAACCACATTAAGGTTCTTGCTGGAAGCTCCGACCAGGCTTTCAGCTGTCTTTAATGTCTCTAGGGAATTTCTTCacattttaattttactcGTGACACTTCAGGTTTCGTCCAGGATCTGGCAACGATTCTGAAGATTCAGATGTTTCAGGCTCTACTATTCGAGGATTGCATCCTCCAAGTGGACCTGAAGGTATATTCCGTGTACCAATAGTTCCGAGAGTCCCCAGATCCATTGCTTCCACTGCAAGTTCCAGACTCTCGACACCAATGTCACTTGATTATGATCAAAGTGGACGGGGTTATGGCAGTGATACAAGTGCTTACTTCAGACGTTGAAGTGAAGACTGAGAGAATTCAGgcaaatattcaattatccCTTTCACTCACCTTTTCTCAGACATTTCCATTTCTTCTTATCATTTGATATTGATCAACAAGTATGTTGGTCGAGTTATAAATAATATCTAGTGAATAATAattccagaattatttttcacgtgaTCAGTgtttgtagattttttttccaattacaTAAATATCAAAGCGAGATATTTGAAGACCGAAGTATATAAAGAGAtacaaaatcattgaattattttttattgcagtataaaaaaatctgagaCAAGTAATACCAACAATTCCATACAAACATTTGTATTTcgtttcataataaaaaaatacagaatccTACATGTACAATTATCCAACTATCGTATGACTAATTGTtacaaaagaagaaaaaatacagACGGAAGACCGAACAATAAAACTTGTTGACAGAATTGTACATGAGTAGTGAATCAAACAGTAACCCGAGTATCATATTTCCGACCTCGTGAGGAAAAAACTCATCACCAAGACCAAAATAACCATgcgttgagaataaaaaaaatacccgaAATGAAGACAGAAACTTACAAATTAGTATATCATAAATAGTTTACAGTAATGCATGGGATAACTGATGACCTGTCACGATTGATTTTCATATTCTCTGTTTATATGTGTGATAGTTTCACCCATTTTGAGTTCTTAAATCACTTATAGACGAATCCCGGGGTTTCGCGATGCAACGAAGTTGAGGAGTTCTTCGCTGTCCTCGCAGACGAAGGGCTTCAAGTGGTGGCAGGCGACATCGTGCCATTTTATCCCGTCGTTGTAGAAGTTGTTGAGGATCGCCAGACACGATTCGTCGTTACCCTGAGTTGAGAATGGAAATTAGCGGAATTGGCAATGCTTCAGAGAATATTTGAGGTTTTTAAAAGATCATCTAATATTTCTATTGATCACACGTGTGAAAATATGTCACAGAAAGCCCTAAGGAATTCGatacaatattttattgaatgtttttCGATCTTTCTACTAGGTTTGAAGAATGGAAAGTAGTAGATCATGATATACTGTCGAAATTCTTGGGTGTACATTAAGTTCCAAGTATTTCTATGCGATGAAAAATCTTATAAAATTGAACTGGCTACAGACAGAAGTTTTAAAACGCTTGGACTATCCATAAGTGAATGACCGAGTAAT
The window above is part of the Diachasmimorpha longicaudata isolate KC_UGA_2023 chromosome 9, iyDiaLong2, whole genome shotgun sequence genome. Proteins encoded here:
- the LOC135166299 gene encoding serine/threonine-protein kinase GA29083, with product MEEPLSRRTSTSGDSNLSTHDMNSPTVTSLDERLLDLGTKTSLSSLRTPPTKKAKRVRFFRNGDKFYTGVVMAVTPERYRSFDSLASDLTRALVSSVTLPSGVRCIYSMDGRKVQSITDLEDGKCYVVSGQGELFKKVDYSSTKVRRGSSLSGLPQSPAGTGRQINAIPSCVKARIITLIRHGTKPRRVLRLLLNKRNAASLDHVLEAITEVVKLDCGAVRRVYTLSGKLVITLDQFFESEEVFVAYGTEKSTQEDFELEPEESKCVQSFRRGPSVSKRHGGPMPVMPRKTGKRILNAPQVRTPSPTSLMLPQPLRMHYSVGHVIGVGNFAVVRHCVHKQTGAEYAMKIVDKHKCQGKETMLASEVGILRQVCHPNIISLIGEQETADQLFLVMELMKGGDLFDAIAAVTKFSEAEASVMIGHLTSGLAYLHSHHIVHRDVKPENLLVEMEGSHVRCLKLGDFGLAQVVREPLYTVCGTPTYVAPEILTETGYGLKIDVWAAGAILYILLCGFPPFVSPDNDQEELFEMILNGYYEFTPPYWDPISDSAKELISNMLQAQPELRFSAEDVLDHPWLVSFLGGEQATGRGQPSLESPEQYWDKQCKPMRVATFEFDYKKQRSPKSDKAPDIDTTPKGRWFDATFTTPPTPKRATDETDHINGNGNDEPISLSSDCLQDIRALTSSLHNLMDNMNMANDTCNTSSTIVTSMNSIPETNSMMKNNNGQCQSDYSSDLHSNNKRNGNSLSDIHSSISTTPVRRNYRGNDTVKPVKCNIRGRAQRRDLYNTNCATKNIVKSTLRQSSIDRLSLSTDCLSTGSDNNIETSDSFVNIKFDSAGGEQHVSSNHSLELSKSFETSGFDRETRISQVGESKIPRTPRSNASQLTRMSQIPVHINGQNTSRGRDRSEKKTGVNESVRLREKKGSGNSEQVRKRFSYAPQYSRRLQELDNGRNRSVTNGRKCSSTDELREDEQKPVKSNRYSLYYTPQPARKNYETDNGGRSPVKTSRPTSWKSSECKEEGESSLNKNRNRRSVEGTTVASRSRNSRQSIHARASVGGSLPTGKSK
- the LOC135166276 gene encoding uncharacterized protein LOC135166276, translating into MSVGPPTRFLKHDTSRDLWQIIFSNKPGLSKNQVQSIFSRFGDIDKIIQTGTPHGFCIVKYTTREAAMKCITTDVADRDFITLSPFIQDYQKKNSKEGSEGSAEQEPSDANSNWAEKGTDGKSMKNNNHDIEDESTKLKDRPSIAQDYKEDSNLMQTKDFCQFSKTEYSQSKSNINKPRDQSIAADSGFAHSNSLNNVHSNKATASGKSGMEEKTQFKSLNDRINYLRCQRPLRVPDIGGKNGQGNEDRSSISSDSSSLGGQKVKTELNQSNDSEVAGTYGGSCATSADDKDLDQAAGLPALIDKKAILQKNNSATTLEPICNGLCCQPYAGPSQAHEVIVANIDKTCDVGFIMNLFKDYQPALVTSIREHKKTLRYCHVYFESSQRAQAVEKIFDHIRIHGKELIVLRPETMVP
- the LOC135166278 gene encoding innexin inx7-like, which codes for MTASVLGSFSVLKDHVKLKVVQDAPVIDNIVFRLHYRATFVLLLIGSLLVCSKQFFGDHIKCMIDKETDKILSAVVNSFCFFSSTFTITKYMNASYLNANRIPHPGVGPYTGAEETVHHAYYQWVPFVLFFQAIIFYIPHYLWRGAEGGRLKKLVSGLHMAALSLQDEKIEVSKDVSIPSKADHMKKIQLIRNYFVANLRVNRTWAYYLGICETLNLVNVILQIYLTNSFLGGSFLDLGVRVVEYDDWTSGVSPLDMVFPKVTKCIFHKYGASGGVEKWDALCVMALNIVNEKIYLFLWFWFIILALISGVAVVWRLASMFLYSKSDRFNRVLFSMACPGYSKPWYALQMVRDYHFGDWLFLYYIAKNLDNYAFTELLSQLEEEKTSQGDTHYNQALSILEDGETLFKKV
- the LOC135166279 gene encoding zip homologous protein 2-like yields the protein MELNWLLCNKCFVHLKEAKSPFSMTQCGHLFCRKCIAKVGDHCPICNANGVESICLTTPLQPMIVPMFEDIHSVAEKLVLAAKFQKYQLSILTHREQELAKKYLALKTAYWQVTKQIEKVNQEYNAVKRDCADLIAQNNARDHEFYKDSARNARVTFSRQNAIFGKNQPEPHHMFRPGSGNDSEDSDVSGSTIRGLHPPSGPEGIFRVPIVPRVPRSIASTASSRLSTPMSLDYDQSGRGYGSDTSAYFRR